The genomic stretch CAAGGAACAGGGCCTCTGGTTCAATGAAGGCGACATCGCAGCTAACAATCATTTTTGAGTAAGAAGTGAGGATATATGCATCTCTGACGGAGAACCCCTTGATGATGGGCAACTGGAAGCCTTGCTCGAGATATGAGTTCACATAGGGTACAAACAAGTTTTTCAGTAAAATTCGCAGCACAGTCTGCAGATATAATAAACAAAAGTTGCATCACATTAGACATCATGATAAGATATGAAGTTCCAACCCAAGGTATCAAATGAATCCTGAAATTTACATATGCAACTAAACAAGCCACTGGTACTTGTTTTCTTCCTATGAACTAAGTAAAAGGACAATGATGCATGCTACAAAAGCTACAGCACCAGTTCAGCTTTGCAGTGTGTCTACAATACCATGCTGTTCCATGGAGCATTTAAATTCTGAAAGATTGCAGCCTATGATGAGATCCTCATTCCCCAAAACCTCTATAAGAATATTTATTGGATTAAAATTATGGTATCTCAATTAGTTAGCACCATCGACTTTACTGGAAAACCAGATGAATTCCAAAACATAGTACCACAATTTACCATAACTTGCATCTTGCCCGAGTGCATTATGATCTCAAAACTTAACTTTGCTTAAAGGGTGCATGCAATTGAAGGCCCTGCCTCTAGGAGACAGAATAGGAAAGCAGACAGACAACACAAACATATAGCTAAGCAAAATCACCTGAACTAGAACAGTGTGGAGTTTGCCAACTTTGCTCCACTTCAATGTAAATGAGAAATAATCCAAGTCCACTCTTCCACCAAGATTATTCCCTGATACTGCTGCGGCTCCAGAAACAGCAACTGACTACAGAAGCAAAAGCCATGTACGGTAACCACAACAGTACAGTTTGGAACACTGGGCATTTGGGTAATGCATACAttttcaagaaacaaaaaagaatgtaGAATCTAATGAGAGTTTACTTATAAATCAATGGACAATATGCTGAGCATATCAAACAGAACAATTTAGTAGGCAAAACTGGAAAACAGAACAAAAAATGCATGAACAATATTGGTTTTCAGGTAGTGGAATCCAGaacctgcaaggctgcaataTGATGCCACTTCAAAGGGTTTATTTTTATTGTTTGAGTTGCTAGCTATAATTATAAGCACACAAAATCGCTAAAAGAAAGATGGAAAGAACCTCACCACTGACATGCAGGCAACTGGAACTATCTTGCCAAAATCCAAAACATTAACTGTGACATCTAAGTCAACTGTGGCATCAATTCTGCCCACACTAATCCTCACAGAGGGAGGTGAAGTTGCAGAAATATTCAATAGCATACTATCATCTGGATATTTTCGATACAATTGAGGAACCAAAAACCTCCAGCTAGCAGTGTTCAAAAGAAACTGATCAGGAATCTTGTCTACCATCCTTTGCAGCAAACCAGCCTGAATGATCAAAAGTGCAGTAACAATTAGAATATAACAATTGATACAGTCAACAAAATATTATGCTAGTGGCAAAAGATTTGCTTGTATCCATCAATAAAAATAACAGGTCACGTTTATGAATTATATCAAATGTATTCCAACATACCTTAAAGTAGAGAGCTGAAACAGAGTTGAAAACATCTTCATCCAATGAAATCCAAAGCATTTTCGAGGAGCTCCCAAGAGGCAATGCAAATTTGATGTCCCCAAGAAGCATGCCTCTCGGAACAGCAGTTTCATCAGATGGAATAAATAAGCCGTCTATATCAAACTCAACAGAGGATCTCTTGAATATTGGATCGTTAACAAAAGTAACATTCATTGCAGCAACACTATCAAGATCGATTTTCTTTGGAAGGTTTCCGAGGAACGAGTCAAGCTTCA from Setaria italica strain Yugu1 chromosome II, Setaria_italica_v2.0, whole genome shotgun sequence encodes the following:
- the LOC101784920 gene encoding putative BPI/LBP family protein At1g04970, giving the protein MGTPLLPLLVVLQLFTAPSPAAASAHISAVISQSGLDFAKDLLVSHAAETLTPLSVPDIEKSASIPLVGTVRMTASGIVLHGLAVTNSTVAVGDTGVVVAATLARANLTMEWSYSYNAWVVTITDRGNASIQVEGMEVGVSMGMKNQNGSLKLSVMECGCYMKELDITLNGGASWFYQVFIDAFSNHIRTSVENAITKKIMEGALKLDSFLGNLPKKIDLDSVAAMNVTFVNDPIFKRSSVEFDIDGLFIPSDETAVPRGMLLGDIKFALPLGSSSKMLWISLDEDVFNSVSALYFKAGLLQRMVDKIPDQFLLNTASWRFLVPQLYRKYPDDSMLLNISATSPPSVRISVGRIDATVDLDVTVNVLDFGKIVPVACMSVSVAVSGAAAVSGNNLGGRVDLDYFSFTLKWSKVGKLHTVLVQTVLRILLKNLFVPYVNSYLEQGFQLPIIKGFSVRDAYILTSYSKMIVSCDVAFIEPEALFLVQTQGRFLV